A part of Macadamia integrifolia cultivar HAES 741 unplaced genomic scaffold, SCU_Mint_v3 scaffold1173, whole genome shotgun sequence genomic DNA contains:
- the LOC122062987 gene encoding potassium transporter 5-like, translated as MVLGEGILHAFQIERFGTDKVGFTFEPILNIWFLFIAVIGLYNFIRHDPSVIKALNQSSFFIVQQSLALGCFPRVKVVHTSSKYEGQIYVLEVNHILMLACVAVILGFKTTLKIENAYGLAVEIVMTLTSTFLILVMIMTWKTNFALIILYVATIFFVDLIFLSSVFDQFVQGGYHPVAFAAFLMSVIYGYKDVEKEPESFEDALVKGLKDFIREDFLKLRSFEDGRVTGTAAEIKEEASRINDDESATEVQLVHNECKKGGIKYIVGQSEVAASKASNLGKKLS; from the exons ATGGTTTTAGGAGAAGGGatacttcatgcatttcag ATTGAGAGGTTTGGAACTGACAAAGTTGGTTTCACCTTTGAGCCGATTCTTAATATATGGTTCCTCTTTATTGCTGTTATTGGTCTCTACAACTTCATAAGACATGACCCAAGTGTAATCAAGGCACTTAACCAAT CTTCCTTCTTCATAGTCCAACAGTCTCTCGCACTTGGGTGTTTCCCACGAGTGAAAGTTGTTCACACTTCTTCTAAATATGAAGGCCAAATATATGTGCTAGAGGTTAACCACATACTCATGTTAGCCTGCGTTGCCGTCATACTAGGATTTAAGACCACACTGAAGATTGAGAATGCTTATG GGCTTGCTGTGGAGATTGTTATGACACTCACATCTACATTTCTTATCCTTGTGATGATCATGACATGGAAGACAAATTTTGCATTGATTATTCTATATGTTGCAACCATCTTCTTTGTGGATTTAATCTTTTTGAGCTCAGTCTTTGACCAATTCGTTCAAGGGGGTTACCATCCAGTAGCCTTCGCCGCATTCCTCATGTCTGTCAT ATATGGATACAAAGATGTGGAAAAGGAACCGGAATCATTTGAAGATGCATTGGTGAAAGGGTTAAAAGACTTCATTAGGGAGGATTTTCTTAAGTTAAGATCATTCGAGGATGGGAGAGTTACAGGGACTGCTGCCGAAATTAAGGAGGAGGCATCAAGAATCAATGACGATGAGTCAGCAACAGAGGTACAATTGGTGCATAATGAATGCAAGAAAGGTGGCATAAAATATATTGTTGGTCAGAGTGAGGTGGCGGCTTCAAAGGCATCTAATTTGGGGAAGAAGCTGTCATAG